The following proteins are encoded in a genomic region of Bacillota bacterium:
- a CDS encoding class I SAM-dependent methyltransferase → SQDDWDRYEGLQWYAAETWASDHRDDPDVETVLKRVRESKTAYLRWGRETLGWAIYAFKKGGIAHF, encoded by the coding sequence GCAGCCAGGATGACTGGGATAGATATGAAGGGTTACAGTGGTATGCTGCGGAAACCTGGGCGAGTGATCATCGGGATGATCCAGATGTGGAGACCGTGCTGAAGCGAGTGCGTGAGAGTAAGACAGCATATCTGAGGTGGGGACGAGAAACGCTGGGGTGGGCGATTTATGCGTTCAAGAAGGGGGGCATAGCACATTTCTAG